From the Carassius gibelio isolate Cgi1373 ecotype wild population from Czech Republic chromosome B25, carGib1.2-hapl.c, whole genome shotgun sequence genome, one window contains:
- the LOC128014131 gene encoding programmed cell death protein 2-like isoform X1, producing MATSLHETVLIGICDGVIDQKKTTSYCTNKTGDRPDLLPVISLQHPTCALCRRGLSQVVQIYCPLAASQYHRTIHVFACTSPQCSGKSESWTVLRSQCLVDDIKSRQNNKTTACADSAMSRTDWCDEADDWGMDDAQQVEESAIQMPDDSTGEGNDVSSRLQDLCIDGDHQSGLQPTDVPVFQAFYISVMEETDLDGFRDTDHEDELLREYEEREGVKVREIQSCERGEAREEYEKATAKHGDEVFSSFMKKISLCPEQVLRYSWAGSPLLIAEPRPSVSQTVPVCAHCGSPRVFEFQLMPALVSLLGSADPDSDVCLEFGTVLVFTCRNSCWKSGSTAPVEEFLVVQPDPDQKLFKS from the exons ATGGCAACATCACTGCACGAGACAGTCCTCATAGGAATATGTGATGGAGTTATTGACCAGAAGAAAACCACATCTTACTGCACGAACAAAACTGGAGATCGGCCG GACCTGCTCCCCGTGATCTCCCTCCAGCACCCCACGTGTGCTCTGTGTCGGAGAGGCCTGTCCCAGGTGGTGCAGATCTACTGCCCTCTCGCAGCGTCTCAGTACCACAGAACCATCCACGTGTTCGCCTGCACCAGTCCACAGTGCAGCGGCAAATCAGAGAG CTGGACTGTCCTGCGCTCTCAGTGCTTGGTGGATGACATCAAATcaagacaaaacaacaaaaccaCAGCATGTGCAGACTCTGCGATGTCCAGAACAGACTGGTGTGATGAAGCTGATGACTGGGGAATGGACGATGCACAGCAAGTGGAAGAAAGCGCCATACAAATGCCAGATGACAGCACAGGCGAAGGAAATGATGTCAGCAGCAGGCTTCAAGACCTCTGCATCGATGGAGATCATCAGAGTGGCCTCCAGCCCACCGATGTGCCCGTTTTCCAGGCCTTCTACATAAGTGTTATGGAGGAAACAGACCTGGATGGGTTTCGTGACACGGATCATGAGGACGAACTGCTTAGAGAGTATGAGGAGAGGGAGGGAGTGAAGGTCAGGGAGATTCAGAG TTGCGAAAGAGGGGAAGCTCGGGAGGAATACGAGAAGGCCACGGCCAAACACGGAGATGAAGTGTTCAGCAGTTTCATGAAGAAAATCTCTCTTTGTCCCGAACAAGTCTTACG ATACAGTTGGGCTGGATCCCCTCTGTTAATAGCAGAGCCTCGTCCCAGTGTTAGTCAGACGGTGCCGGTCTGTGCTCACTGCGGCAGCCCGAGAGTCTTCGAGTTTCAGCTCATGCCAGCTTTGGTCAGTTTGCTCGGGAGTGCAGACCCAGATTCAG aTGTTTGCCTGGAGTTCGGGACAGTTCTTGTGTTCACTTGCAGAAACAGCTGTTGGAAATCTGGATCAACGGCTCCAGTGGAAGAGTTTCTGGTTGTCCAGCCTGACCCTGACCAAAAGCTCTTCAAATCATAA
- the LOC128014131 gene encoding programmed cell death protein 2-like isoform X2 yields MATSLHETVLIGICDGVIDQKKTTSYCTNKTGDRPDLLPVISLQHPTCALCRRGLSQVVQIYCPLAASQYHRTIHVFACTSPQCSGKSESWTVLRSQCLVDDIKSRQNNKTTACADSAMSRTDWCDEADDWGMDDAQQVEESAIQMPDDSTGEGNDVSSRLQDLCIDGDHQSGLQPTDVPVFQAFYISVMEETDLDGFRDTDHEDELLREYEEREGVKVREIQRYSWAGSPLLIAEPRPSVSQTVPVCAHCGSPRVFEFQLMPALVSLLGSADPDSDVCLEFGTVLVFTCRNSCWKSGSTAPVEEFLVVQPDPDQKLFKS; encoded by the exons ATGGCAACATCACTGCACGAGACAGTCCTCATAGGAATATGTGATGGAGTTATTGACCAGAAGAAAACCACATCTTACTGCACGAACAAAACTGGAGATCGGCCG GACCTGCTCCCCGTGATCTCCCTCCAGCACCCCACGTGTGCTCTGTGTCGGAGAGGCCTGTCCCAGGTGGTGCAGATCTACTGCCCTCTCGCAGCGTCTCAGTACCACAGAACCATCCACGTGTTCGCCTGCACCAGTCCACAGTGCAGCGGCAAATCAGAGAG CTGGACTGTCCTGCGCTCTCAGTGCTTGGTGGATGACATCAAATcaagacaaaacaacaaaaccaCAGCATGTGCAGACTCTGCGATGTCCAGAACAGACTGGTGTGATGAAGCTGATGACTGGGGAATGGACGATGCACAGCAAGTGGAAGAAAGCGCCATACAAATGCCAGATGACAGCACAGGCGAAGGAAATGATGTCAGCAGCAGGCTTCAAGACCTCTGCATCGATGGAGATCATCAGAGTGGCCTCCAGCCCACCGATGTGCCCGTTTTCCAGGCCTTCTACATAAGTGTTATGGAGGAAACAGACCTGGATGGGTTTCGTGACACGGATCATGAGGACGAACTGCTTAGAGAGTATGAGGAGAGGGAGGGAGTGAAGGTCAGGGAGATTCAGAG ATACAGTTGGGCTGGATCCCCTCTGTTAATAGCAGAGCCTCGTCCCAGTGTTAGTCAGACGGTGCCGGTCTGTGCTCACTGCGGCAGCCCGAGAGTCTTCGAGTTTCAGCTCATGCCAGCTTTGGTCAGTTTGCTCGGGAGTGCAGACCCAGATTCAG aTGTTTGCCTGGAGTTCGGGACAGTTCTTGTGTTCACTTGCAGAAACAGCTGTTGGAAATCTGGATCAACGGCTCCAGTGGAAGAGTTTCTGGTTGTCCAGCCTGACCCTGACCAAAAGCTCTTCAAATCATAA